A segment of the Terriglobia bacterium genome:
ATGCCCACATTTACGAGCAGTCACCGACGACTTTACGGGGGCGCGGCGGTGGCCTCGTCGTGCAGTACGAGATGCTGGACTGGATGAGCACGCATGGCATTGCGGCACCGGCTACGCTCAGCATTCCGGGTGTGGAGCGCCAGTTTCTCGACCGGCAAGGCCGGGTCATTCAGCATTTTCCCGATTCCACGCCATTTACGTCCTGGGATGCAGTCTTTAGCCAGCTCCGCGCTGCCTTCCCCGAGGATTGTTACCACTACGGTTATCAGTGCATCCGTCTTTCCTCTAACGCGGCAGGTTCAGTCGTGAAGTTCGCGAACGGCGAGCGAGCCGAGGGAGATTTAGTCATCGGCGCGGACGGCTTGGGTTCAACAGTGCGCCGCTACCTTTTTCCAGAAGTACAGCCGGTTTACGCGGGTTACGTGGCTTGGCGGGGCGTGTTTCCAGAGTCGCAGGCACCTGCGCACGTTGTGGAGGTGCTCGCTCGCCGCTTCACGCTTTTTCAGGGCGCGGACTTCCATCTGCTCAGCTACCTGATCCCCGGCGAGCGGGGCGAGTTGGAGCCGGGCGCCAGGCGGCTGAACTGGGTCTGGTATTGGAACACCGATCGCGACCGCGACCTGCCGGAGATTCTGCGCGACCGAGACGGGCATTCGCATCGTTCGTCAGTACCGGCCGGTGCTGTGCAGCCACGTCATTTGGCCACGCTCCGGGAGCGCGCGGACGGATACCTCCCCCCCGTGCTCGCGCACCTTGTGCACGCCACGCCCGAACCGTTCATTCAAGTGGTCTACGATCTACGCACCCCCGCCATGTACCGGGGCAGTGTTGCCACCCTGGGTGACTGCGCGTGTGTTGTGCGACCCCATACCGCCGCCGGAACTTCCAAAGCTTCGGGCGACGCTGTGGCGCTGGCGCAGGACATGCAGGCGGCTGACTTTGACTTGTCCATCGCGCTACCGCGCTGGGAGGCCGAACGGCTCGCGGTGGCAGACAGGTTAATTAATCACGGCCGGCGGCTCGCTCGCAGCTCCGGACTCGGCCAATGACGGCTAATCAGAGCGCCGCAGTGAACCGCCGGTTCGACACTCGTCCCCGCAGCCGGTGCACGATCCCTCCATCGCCCTCCTGCCGCCGCCCCAGCAGCTTCCTCACCCAGCGCGTGCTCAGCCCCAACTGCGCTGCTCCTTCCCGCTGGCTCCAATGCCCTCGCTCGATCCCTTCGAACACGACTAACCGGTCCCG
Coding sequences within it:
- a CDS encoding FAD binding domain-containing protein, with amino-acid sequence MPKPQRLRIVVIGGSIAGLSAGIALRCLGCDAHIYEQSPTTLRGRGGGLVVQYEMLDWMSTHGIAAPATLSIPGVERQFLDRQGRVIQHFPDSTPFTSWDAVFSQLRAAFPEDCYHYGYQCIRLSSNAAGSVVKFANGERAEGDLVIGADGLGSTVRRYLFPEVQPVYAGYVAWRGVFPESQAPAHVVEVLARRFTLFQGADFHLLSYLIPGERGELEPGARRLNWVWYWNTDRDRDLPEILRDRDGHSHRSSVPAGAVQPRHLATLRERADGYLPPVLAHLVHATPEPFIQVVYDLRTPAMYRGSVATLGDCACVVRPHTAAGTSKASGDAVALAQDMQAADFDLSIALPRWEAERLAVADRLINHGRRLARSSGLGQ